A stretch of Spirosoma oryzicola DNA encodes these proteins:
- a CDS encoding response regulator — protein sequence MTPDDKRRHLRRSFPLLVVEDNKDHQLLIAFGLREKMPLAQPVMASTLEEAVIHLQITAAEQRDFPRLVLLDLNLPSSDQGFELLKRIREDYPRLPIVVLSHNEDSAIIAKAYELGAHSFITKPLGLEQWENYFRALNDYWIDTVTLVPRNY from the coding sequence ATGACTCCTGACGACAAGCGTCGCCACCTAAGAAGATCCTTTCCCTTATTGGTCGTAGAGGATAATAAGGACCATCAACTTTTAATCGCTTTCGGTTTACGAGAAAAGATGCCCCTGGCTCAGCCAGTTATGGCCTCTACTCTTGAAGAGGCAGTGATTCACCTGCAAATAACGGCTGCTGAGCAACGTGATTTTCCCCGTTTAGTGCTACTCGATTTAAATTTACCAAGCTCGGATCAGGGCTTTGAGTTGCTAAAAAGGATTAGAGAGGACTATCCCCGCTTACCGATTGTTGTGTTAAGCCACAATGAAGACAGTGCTATAATTGCAAAGGCTTATGAACTAGGCGCTCATTCATTCATTACAAAGCCTTTGGGTCTGGAACAATGGGAGAATTACTTTCGGGCGTTAAATGACTATTGGATAGATACCGTTACACTAGTTCCGCGCAATTACTAA
- a CDS encoding IS3 family transposase has protein sequence METLCGLFGVSRQAWYEKQKRCQKADLTNTMVLAEVRRLRLDLPSVGAEILHHQLTDFRQQHGIKLGRDKFAKLLRDNGLLIRRRTRRTKTTWSNHPFRKYPNLVKGKKVDAPNELWVSDITYLPLPRGFAYLSLITDAYSRKIVGWALHPTLEMEGPLSALKMALKRNKVSQQLIHHSDRGVQYCCHAYTGLLRKNKIAISMTEQGDPYENALAERVNRTIKEDMLLNRGFISYAAAEEAVQRAIENYNQLRPHRSCGYNTPEQAHRLQGELVKKWRVKKRQQPGKMQQIASIVTA, from the coding sequence ATGGAAACACTCTGCGGGCTGTTTGGGGTAAGCCGTCAGGCTTGGTATGAGAAGCAGAAACGATGTCAGAAAGCGGATCTTACAAATACTATGGTGTTAGCCGAAGTCCGGCGGTTACGCCTGGACTTGCCTTCGGTTGGAGCGGAAATCCTGCACCACCAGTTGACCGACTTTCGTCAGCAGCATGGGATCAAACTAGGTCGGGATAAGTTTGCTAAGTTACTCAGAGATAATGGCTTATTGATAAGGCGTAGAACGCGACGGACGAAGACTACCTGGTCGAATCATCCCTTTCGCAAGTATCCCAACCTGGTGAAAGGGAAAAAAGTAGACGCTCCTAATGAGTTGTGGGTGAGTGATATCACCTACTTGCCCCTACCTCGTGGGTTCGCTTATCTGAGTCTGATCACCGATGCCTACTCGCGGAAGATTGTGGGTTGGGCGCTACACCCCACTTTAGAAATGGAAGGGCCATTAAGTGCCTTAAAGATGGCGCTAAAGCGAAATAAGGTTAGCCAACAGCTAATCCACCACTCGGACCGGGGCGTTCAGTATTGCTGTCATGCCTACACGGGTCTGTTACGAAAAAACAAGATTGCTATTAGTATGACTGAGCAGGGCGATCCGTACGAAAATGCGTTAGCTGAGCGGGTCAATCGGACGATAAAAGAGGATATGTTGCTCAATCGGGGCTTTATCAGTTACGCGGCTGCCGAAGAAGCGGTTCAACGAGCGATTGAGAACTACAATCAGCTACGGCCACATCGGAGTTGTGGTTACAATACGCCGGAACAAGCGCATCGCCTGCAAGGTGAATTGGTCAAGAAATGGCGCGTCAAGAAACGTCAACAACCGGGAAAAATGCAACAGATAGCGTCAATAGTAACCGCTTAA
- a CDS encoding outer membrane beta-barrel protein, producing MKSSFKVTTYLFLVVGALLFSSKAQAQFQANLMGNYLALTESGSSFSDGLWGGGATLRYFIKPNLAVGLNGRYFTTSNSANFAIDPGAGVNGSVKASGNILMVTGQAEYFFSTSALRPYVGLEAGLYRAAATFEITNGYQTFKASNSANNFGTAPKVGLQYALSPSLGLNADAGYHLIFGDGETGKWLLLGAGVYFTFGQK from the coding sequence ATGAAAAGCTCTTTCAAGGTAACAACTTACTTATTTCTGGTTGTAGGCGCACTACTTTTTTCCTCCAAGGCCCAGGCACAGTTTCAAGCGAACCTAATGGGCAATTACTTGGCTCTAACTGAATCTGGCTCCTCGTTTTCGGACGGCCTCTGGGGGGGCGGAGCGACGCTACGCTATTTCATTAAACCTAATTTAGCCGTTGGCTTAAACGGTCGCTACTTTACGACCAGTAATTCGGCGAACTTCGCTATTGACCCTGGAGCAGGTGTTAATGGATCGGTCAAAGCGTCTGGGAATATTCTTATGGTGACAGGGCAAGCCGAGTACTTTTTCTCCACGTCCGCTTTGCGCCCTTATGTTGGGCTGGAGGCTGGATTATACAGAGCCGCTGCCACATTCGAAATTACGAATGGTTACCAGACGTTTAAAGCATCGAACAGCGCTAACAACTTTGGGACGGCTCCTAAGGTAGGGCTGCAATATGCTCTTTCACCTAGCTTGGGATTAAATGCTGATGCGGGTTATCATCTGATTTTTGGTGATGGTGAAACAGGAAAGTGGCTTTTGCTGGGAGCAGGTGTCTACTTTACGTTTGGCCAGAAATAG
- a CDS encoding helix-turn-helix domain-containing protein: MKASDKKTHLVTSISTLMERIAQPKPLHPLIALVNYSNLAVNLADAGTSFIINFYKISFKRKFQGQVRYGQGYYDFDEGGLAFLAPNQLVTMSGEESSYEGYSLYFHPDLIRHYPLGNTINKYGFFSYAVSEALFLSEKEKSIVTDLFDSIASELATNIDSFSQDIIVSQIELLLNYCNRFYNRQFITRKAIYNDLIAKLDAYLSTRLNGQNASLSGLPSVRELSDYLAVSPRYLTDMLKSLTGQSTQQFIHNKLIEKAKDMLSTSSLSIAEIAYELGFEHPQSFNKLFKQKTNVSPVEFRQSFN; this comes from the coding sequence ATGAAAGCGTCTGATAAGAAAACGCATCTAGTCACTAGCATCTCAACGTTGATGGAGCGGATCGCGCAGCCTAAGCCGCTCCATCCACTCATCGCATTGGTTAACTACAGCAACTTAGCGGTGAATCTGGCTGATGCGGGAACATCGTTTATTATCAACTTCTACAAAATATCCTTTAAGCGGAAGTTTCAAGGGCAGGTAAGGTACGGGCAGGGGTACTACGATTTTGACGAAGGAGGCTTGGCTTTTTTGGCCCCGAATCAGCTAGTCACGATGTCGGGAGAAGAAAGCAGCTACGAAGGCTATAGTCTTTATTTTCATCCGGATCTTATCCGGCATTATCCACTTGGAAATACAATTAATAAATACGGATTTTTCTCCTACGCCGTTTCGGAAGCCCTATTTTTATCCGAGAAAGAGAAATCCATTGTTACTGATCTATTTGACAGCATAGCTAGTGAGCTGGCAACGAATATAGACTCATTCAGCCAGGATATTATTGTCTCTCAAATCGAATTGTTACTCAACTATTGCAATCGATTTTATAATCGACAATTTATTACGCGGAAGGCTATTTACAATGATTTGATTGCTAAACTGGACGCGTATCTGTCAACCAGGCTCAATGGCCAAAACGCGTCGCTTTCTGGATTACCCTCCGTTAGAGAGCTATCAGACTATCTTGCCGTATCACCCCGCTACCTGACCGACATGCTCAAGTCGCTAACTGGCCAAAGTACGCAGCAGTTTATCCACAATAAGTTGATTGAAAAGGCTAAGGATATGCTGAGCACCAGCAGTCTAAGCATTGCTGAAATTGCGTACGAACTAGGTTTTGAGCATCCTCAATCCTTCAATAAGCTATTTAAGCAAAAGACGAATGTATCACCCGTCGAGTTTCGCCAGTCTTTCAACTAA
- a CDS encoding SHOCT domain-containing protein, whose protein sequence is MKHLFTLILLLVFPLLLSAQTRRRTPVTEADLQPGKPWLYSEDFDYGYQTTLGGWIIKKGDTLQLGKGTLPDKAFAFIYENPASFTADYRNGRLIKDYLGTRFARKTVVVKDLSMVGTKKTGFAAVAIVSVGLMARYRVELANAFEAGEVIPPAEYRTAETSPVADKPIGVADELIKLKQLLDAGVLTQEEFNAQKKKLLN, encoded by the coding sequence ATGAAGCATCTCTTCACATTAATTCTTCTTCTAGTATTCCCGTTACTACTTTCTGCCCAGACCAGGCGACGAACACCCGTCACGGAAGCTGATTTGCAACCCGGTAAGCCTTGGCTCTATTCTGAAGATTTCGATTACGGCTATCAAACCACACTTGGTGGCTGGATCATCAAGAAGGGCGATACGCTACAACTGGGGAAAGGAACCCTACCCGATAAAGCTTTTGCCTTTATCTACGAGAATCCGGCATCATTTACGGCTGATTACCGCAATGGCCGGTTGATTAAAGACTACCTAGGTACTCGTTTTGCCCGTAAAACGGTTGTTGTCAAAGATCTGAGTATGGTGGGCACAAAGAAGACTGGCTTTGCAGCTGTAGCCATTGTGTCCGTTGGCCTCATGGCTCGCTACCGGGTCGAACTGGCCAATGCCTTTGAGGCCGGTGAGGTGATACCACCCGCCGAGTACAGAACGGCAGAAACATCTCCGGTAGCTGATAAACCCATTGGTGTAGCGGATGAGCTGATTAAACTAAAGCAGCTGCTGGATGCGGGCGTTCTAACGCAGGAGGAGTTTAACGCTCAGAAAAAGAAGCTGCTCAATTAA
- a CDS encoding antA/AntB antirepressor family protein, which produces MKELIAITTSGQGSLVVSARELHEFLGVKSRFIDWIKNRVGKYKFLEDTDYVTVSKNLETGGRELDYALTSSLRRLTSHVRTNG; this is translated from the coding sequence ATGAAGGAGCTTATTGCGATTACGACTAGTGGGCAAGGCTCGCTTGTCGTCTCAGCCCGTGAACTGCACGAGTTTTTAGGAGTCAAGTCACGTTTTATTGACTGGATCAAGAACCGAGTCGGTAAGTACAAATTTCTGGAAGACACCGACTATGTAACGGTTTCTAAAAATTTAGAAACCGGTGGTCGCGAACTTGACTACGCACTGACCAGTTCACTACGGAGGCTCACAAGCCACGTTCGAACCAACGGGTAA
- a CDS encoding T9SS type A sorting domain-containing protein, with amino-acid sequence MKKEATLVLLASILVTFTQNAFAQTISLIKNPDNGQGYLDIYYPRTEYPLIVYRNALYGKYTNANGRGQLVKYDGTKMELIPEPDNEVSGKGGVFGEMIVYNNILYCIYNRYFADGRYSNYLAKFDGTTLKVLDNPDQGVGFFQTASLTVFNNALYGRYIDIDAKYRLVKIDDSVSNQPFSITGVVNVDCEVIATNQRKLTFTPRYTGLTGQPVSFSVSNELLPTTQPGPYSLNLYTDNPVVTLKATQEGTAGEQSYILNWLPYCKGARLSAKSASTDLSIQVMPNPSSDQVIKILVDGALGEQVTIQVTDQQGKLVSYTRIEEVAATMYSSAQLGYLPGVYLLKVSTPTQNKTIKIMKQ; translated from the coding sequence ATGAAAAAAGAAGCTACGCTCGTATTACTTGCCAGTATTCTGGTTACGTTTACCCAGAATGCTTTCGCCCAAACTATTTCTCTGATAAAGAATCCTGATAACGGTCAGGGGTATTTAGATATTTACTATCCAAGAACTGAGTATCCTTTAATAGTTTATAGAAATGCACTTTATGGAAAGTATACAAATGCTAACGGCAGGGGGCAATTAGTTAAGTACGATGGAACGAAGATGGAATTGATTCCAGAACCTGACAATGAGGTATCTGGAAAAGGAGGGGTGTTTGGCGAAATGATTGTGTATAATAATATATTGTATTGCATATATAATCGCTATTTCGCTGATGGTCGCTACAGTAATTACTTAGCCAAATTTGATGGTACAACCCTAAAGGTACTCGACAACCCAGATCAAGGAGTAGGTTTCTTTCAAACAGCTTCTTTAACTGTATTCAATAATGCTCTTTACGGTCGTTACATTGATATTGACGCTAAGTATCGTTTAGTCAAAATAGATGATTCTGTTTCCAACCAGCCCTTTTCCATTACAGGTGTAGTAAATGTTGACTGTGAGGTAATAGCGACTAATCAGCGAAAGCTTACATTCACCCCGCGATATACAGGCTTGACAGGGCAACCTGTGTCTTTTTCGGTTAGCAATGAGTTATTGCCGACAACTCAGCCAGGCCCTTACAGTTTAAATCTCTATACTGACAATCCTGTTGTCACCCTTAAAGCCACCCAGGAAGGCACTGCCGGTGAACAGAGTTATATCCTAAATTGGTTACCCTACTGTAAAGGGGCAAGATTATCCGCAAAGAGTGCATCAACTGATTTAAGCATTCAAGTGATGCCGAATCCAAGTTCAGACCAAGTAATAAAAATACTAGTAGATGGAGCATTAGGTGAACAAGTAACAATTCAGGTTACCGACCAGCAAGGTAAGTTGGTAAGTTATACACGGATTGAGGAAGTTGCAGCCACAATGTATAGCTCAGCTCAGTTAGGTTATTTACCAGGAGTTTACTTATTAAAGGTTAGCACTCCAACACAGAACAAAACAATTAAAATAATGAAGCAATAA
- a CDS encoding VOC family protein, which yields MKKVTGLGGVFFKCNDPQAMNEWYAKNLGLETSEYGTTFEWRQADDPAQKGSTTWAAFASDSEVFNPSAKPFMINYRVENLAALVDELKRDNVTIVDEIAEHDYGKFVHVLDPEGNIIELWEPKGE from the coding sequence ATGAAAAAAGTAACGGGCCTGGGCGGTGTATTCTTCAAATGCAATGACCCGCAAGCCATGAACGAGTGGTACGCCAAAAATCTGGGATTAGAAACCAGCGAATACGGAACAACGTTTGAGTGGCGGCAGGCTGATGATCCCGCCCAAAAAGGGTCAACCACCTGGGCCGCATTCGCCAGCGATTCCGAGGTGTTCAATCCCTCCGCTAAGCCGTTTATGATCAACTACCGGGTGGAGAATCTTGCCGCACTGGTGGACGAGTTGAAACGGGATAACGTAACGATTGTTGATGAAATAGCGGAGCACGATTACGGCAAGTTCGTGCACGTGCTCGATCCAGAGGGGAATATCATTGAGCTCTGGGAGCCGAAGGGTGAATAG
- a CDS encoding phage integrase SAM-like domain-containing protein gives MEQYIDQLSREGRASTASSYKDSLVAIRTYHNRQSVLSFSAITPVWLKSFELWMTGNSRSLTTVGIYLRSLRTIYNRAIEEGIPEKLKRSLSVGDSGQFGLTNIFLTSSSPA, from the coding sequence ATGGAGCAGTACATCGATCAGCTTTCTAGAGAAGGTCGCGCCAGTACAGCTAGTAGTTATAAGGATTCGCTGGTTGCCATCAGGACTTATCATAATCGACAAAGCGTTTTATCTTTTTCGGCTATTACACCCGTTTGGCTTAAAAGCTTTGAGCTGTGGATGACTGGCAATAGTCGCTCCCTGACAACAGTGGGTATTTACCTGAGGAGCCTTCGCACGATCTATAACCGCGCAATAGAGGAAGGCATTCCGGAGAAATTAAAGCGATCATTGAGCGTTGGGGACAGCGGCCAATTCGGCCTAACCAATATATTTTTAACGTCCTCAAGCCCGGCTTAA
- a CDS encoding GIY-YIG nuclease family protein: protein MVYSDNAPDLEYKIHKQLAEKRINLINNRREFFRVELDEVEDVFGKAGHPLTLTKLAEAKEYRESIAIRESQIRADKELAMQSAMVMPLTLD, encoded by the coding sequence ATGGTTTACTCGGATAACGCTCCTGATCTCGAGTATAAAATCCATAAGCAGCTTGCCGAAAAGCGAATCAACCTCATCAATAACCGGCGAGAGTTCTTTAGAGTCGAGCTTGATGAAGTTGAGGATGTTTTTGGTAAGGCTGGCCACCCGCTCACCTTAACCAAGCTAGCCGAAGCGAAGGAGTACCGGGAATCGATTGCTATTCGAGAATCCCAAATCCGAGCTGATAAGGAGTTGGCCATGCAAAGTGCAATGGTTATGCCCCTGACGCTGGATTAA
- a CDS encoding SDR family oxidoreductase, which produces MENGIKGKVVAITGASSGIGEATALLLAERGAAVVLGARRADRLAALNAQIKSAGGEVAYVVSDVKRKADLASLVTLACERFGKLDVLINNAGVSQLSRIDELDVEGWEEMIDINLKGVLYGIAAALPVFSQQGSGHIINVISTSGIKIVPMQGVYAATKNAVRTLSEALRQESNGRWRVTGISPGFVRTEFASKIKNPSMRAAITERSETVAISPDAVARAIAFAIEQPENVDVGDIVVRPSAQD; this is translated from the coding sequence ATGGAAAATGGAATCAAAGGTAAAGTGGTAGCAATTACAGGAGCCAGTAGCGGTATAGGGGAAGCTACCGCTTTATTGCTCGCTGAGAGGGGAGCAGCCGTTGTACTGGGTGCACGCCGGGCCGACCGCCTAGCAGCGCTTAACGCCCAAATCAAGTCAGCGGGTGGTGAGGTAGCCTATGTCGTATCAGACGTTAAACGAAAAGCTGATTTAGCGAGTTTGGTAACCCTGGCGTGCGAGCGTTTTGGAAAACTGGACGTACTGATTAACAATGCTGGCGTGAGCCAGCTCTCCCGAATTGATGAACTGGACGTTGAGGGGTGGGAGGAAATGATTGATATAAATTTGAAGGGTGTCTTATATGGCATTGCCGCTGCGCTGCCTGTTTTTAGTCAACAGGGCTCTGGCCATATCATCAATGTTATATCTACGTCAGGAATCAAAATTGTTCCTATGCAAGGCGTCTATGCTGCAACAAAGAATGCCGTTCGTACCCTAAGCGAAGCTTTACGTCAAGAGTCGAATGGACGGTGGCGCGTAACCGGTATATCGCCAGGTTTTGTACGAACCGAATTTGCTAGTAAAATCAAAAATCCTTCGATGAGGGCCGCTATCACTGAACGGAGCGAAACAGTAGCTATTTCACCCGATGCTGTTGCCCGCGCTATTGCCTTCGCCATCGAGCAGCCGGAAAACGTCGATGTAGGTGATATCGTGGTTCGGCCTTCAGCTCAGGATTAA
- a CDS encoding DUF4041 domain-containing protein, with product MIETSTLVVFVLCITLANLAYYCYKLREQVNTSEHEVERLNRQYAPIVDVDQLLQQRKGEIKRIELDVEKLRNDYAAKRTVYESLLQEINLFESKLEDISYGLYEPVYNYSSSDQYKEKLEVIRDSLKQLIKEEKAVSCPVEWSVGGSRAEGRRMTKQYAKLMLRAFNGDCDAAIARVSWNNMGNMEARIAKSYEAINKLGSVNQSTIIQACYGYKIAELRLEFELQQKLQAEKEEQRMIREQMREEEKAQREIETAQRKAEDEEAKYQKALAKATEEAKRATGDQLASLDQKIKELEQLLTDVQLQKERALSMAQQTKSGHVYIISNIGSFGEDVFKIGMTRRLEPMTESKN from the coding sequence ATGATTGAAACCTCTACACTAGTAGTTTTTGTACTCTGTATTACCCTGGCCAATCTGGCTTACTATTGCTATAAACTCCGTGAGCAGGTTAATACGAGTGAGCACGAAGTGGAACGGCTAAATCGCCAATACGCCCCAATCGTTGATGTTGACCAGCTACTTCAACAGCGGAAAGGTGAGATAAAGCGGATTGAGCTAGATGTCGAAAAGCTACGCAATGACTATGCCGCCAAGCGTACTGTCTATGAATCCTTGCTACAAGAAATAAACCTGTTTGAAAGTAAACTCGAAGACATCTCATACGGCCTTTACGAACCCGTATATAACTACTCCAGCTCTGACCAATACAAAGAGAAACTAGAGGTAATTCGCGACTCGCTTAAACAACTTATCAAAGAGGAGAAGGCCGTATCCTGTCCGGTTGAATGGTCTGTGGGGGGGAGTAGAGCAGAAGGTCGGAGAATGACAAAGCAGTACGCAAAACTGATGCTTCGGGCTTTCAACGGTGACTGCGACGCAGCCATTGCTCGGGTTAGCTGGAATAATATGGGTAATATGGAAGCCCGTATTGCCAAATCATACGAAGCTATTAATAAGTTAGGTAGCGTCAATCAGAGTACCATTATCCAAGCGTGTTACGGCTACAAAATAGCCGAACTCCGCCTGGAATTTGAGCTACAGCAAAAGTTGCAGGCGGAGAAGGAGGAACAGCGTATGATCCGTGAGCAAATGCGTGAAGAAGAAAAGGCGCAGCGGGAAATTGAAACGGCTCAACGGAAGGCCGAAGATGAAGAGGCTAAATACCAGAAAGCCTTAGCTAAGGCTACTGAGGAGGCCAAACGTGCCACAGGTGACCAGCTAGCTAGTTTGGATCAGAAGATCAAAGAACTAGAGCAGCTACTGACTGATGTTCAGTTGCAGAAAGAACGGGCGCTGTCGATGGCCCAACAAACCAAATCCGGGCACGTCTACATCATTTCTAATATCGGCTCGTTCGGCGAGGACGTGTTCAAAATCGGAATGACCCGGCGACTTGAACCAATGACCGAGTCAAAGAACTAG